The genomic region AACGCCTGCTGTTAAGAAGGGGCCCTTCCTTCGTCGCGGCGGGGGTGAGTGTGGTGAAGGACTCAGGCCTGCAGGTGAGGGCCTGGCCTTCACCGCCGGATCCTGGTGCGAGGATGGGGGCCGGCAGTGTCGCCGGGCCCGCCCTAGCCCTTGCGGAAGGACCTTCATACCGTGGCTGACGCCTCGATCATCCGGATTCCCGACGAGATCAAGCCCGCTGACGGCCGGTTCGGCTGCGGCCCGTCCAAGGTCCGGCCTGCGGCCGTGTCCGCTCTCGCCGACGTGGCCACCAGCTTCCTGGGCACCTCGCACCGGCAGAAGACGGTCCGCGACCAGGTTGCCCGGCTGCGCTCCGGCATCGCCGAGTTCTTCTCGCTGCCCGAGGGCTACGAGGTCGTGATCGGCAACGGCGGCACCACCGCGTTCTGGGAGGTCGCCACGTTCGGCCTCGTCCGGGACCGTGCGCAGTTCGCCAGCTTCGGCGAGTTCGGTGCCAAGTTCGCGAAGTCGGTAGAGGACGCCCCGTTCCTGGGCGAGCCGACCGTCCGCAAGGCCGACGCGGGCAGCGCGCCCACCCTTGTCGCCGAGGCCGGCGTGGACGTCTACGCGACGCCGCACAACGAGACCTCGACCGGTGTGGCCGTGCCGATCAGTCGGGTCGCGGGCGCGGACGAGGGCTCGCTGCTGCTTGTCGACGCCACCTCCGGCGCCGGTGGCCTGGAGGTCAACGTCGGCGAGACCGACGTCTACTACTTCGCGCCGCAGAAGTGCTTCGGCTCCGACGGTGGCCTCTGGCTGGCCCTGATGTCGCCTGC from Micromonospora profundi harbors:
- the serC gene encoding phosphoserine transaminase, whose amino-acid sequence is MADASIIRIPDEIKPADGRFGCGPSKVRPAAVSALADVATSFLGTSHRQKTVRDQVARLRSGIAEFFSLPEGYEVVIGNGGTTAFWEVATFGLVRDRAQFASFGEFGAKFAKSVEDAPFLGEPTVRKADAGSAPTLVAEAGVDVYATPHNETSTGVAVPISRVAGADEGSLLLVDATSGAGGLEVNVGETDVYYFAPQKCFGSDGGLWLALMSPAALERAAEIKASGRYIPAFLDLTTAIDNSRLEQTYNTPALATIFLAAEQTDWMNAQGGLAWAAKRTAESAATVYGWAERSTVATPFVTDPALRSNVVATIDFADGVDATAIAKALRANGIVDTEPYRKLGRNQLRVALFPAVEPSDVEALTASIDYVVERL